DNA from Verrucomicrobiota bacterium:
AAACCGATTCTAAAAGATATCCAATTAGAACTTCATCAAAGTGAGCTGGTTTGTTTGTTAGGGGAAAACGGCGCAGGTAAAAGCACCTTACTGGTGGGGTTGTCAGGCCTGCTAGAAAATATTCGAGGCCAGGTATTGTTTCATGGAGAGCCGCTTCAAAGCTTAGACGCTTTATACAAATTTACAAAGATAGGCTACCTTTCTCAGAACCCCCATGATTACTTATTTCATGATACGGTTTATGAAGAACTTAAATTTAGCTTAGAGCAAAGTACCTTACATTCTATGGATGAAACTAATGTGATTAAGCAAATGCTTCATCAATTGCAATTGGATGGCCTGGAAGAGAGAGATCCTAGAACGTTGAGTGGAGGAGAGAAACAGCGTTTAGCTTTGGGCTGTGTACTTATTAAAAAGCCTGAAATTTTACTAATTGATGAACCCACACGAGGTTTGGATCAGGATTTAAAAGAATTGTTAGGAAAATTACTTCGAAGCTACTTGGATCAGGGCTCAAGCATCTTACTTGCCACTCAAGACGTTGATTTTGCCGCAGAATACGCAGATAGGATTGCATTAATAGAATCGGGGAAGATGTCTCACTTGCTGGAGGCTAAGCATTTTTTCAAGCAAGGTTATTATACTTCAACAGTTCGGCGCCTTTTTAGAGGATTTTCAGAGGATGTCTACCATGCCAAAAGTGCGAAAGAGAGATTAAGCCACATAAAAGAATCGGTGCAATGAATGCAGCGATGACTTGGTCACTGGGGGCACTCATTTTCTTGGGTGTAACGGCTTTCTTTTTTGAGCGCTCGAAAATGACTGCCCGACAACTATCACTTATCATGGTTTTAGGGACCTTAGCTGGTATCGGAAGAATTCCCTTTGCTGCCCTTCCCAGCCTCCAACCTACAACTTTTATGGTTATCATGTCTGGCTTTGTCTTCGGACCTTTGAATGGGTTTGTGGTTGCAGTTGTTTCGGTTCTTATATCAAATTCTTTTTTAGGACATGGAACTTGGACACTTTGGCAGATGCTAGCATGGTCGCTTTGCGGTATGAGTTTTGGTTTTCTAGGTGTTAAGTGGCCCAGGCTTTCTTTGAAGATCATGGCACTCATGGGCTTGGCATGGGGATTCTTATTTGGTTGGATAACGAATATTTGGCATTGGTTGGCTTTTGTTTACCCGCTTACCTGGGAAAGCTGGCTAACGACCAACGCTTTATCGCTTTGGTTTGATGTACAACATGGGTTGGTTAATACTGCATTGATATGGTTTCTTGGAAATTGGTGCATCAAACTGCTTCGGAAATATCGACAGAAACTAAATATTCATCCAAAAAGTTAAATTGGCGACTTGCCTCCATTTGGAAGTTTCTGGTAGTGTTTCCAGCTCGTCTAAAGACGCCCGGGTGGTGGAATTGGCAGACACACAGGACTTAAAATCCTGTGAGAGGCGACTCTCGTGCGGGTTCGAGCCCCGCCCCGGGTAATATTTCAAAACTTCCCACCAAAGATCATCCAAAGCTAGCACCTCTAATAGACTTCTTGTTTCTTCTGAACAGGATCACACAATATCTGCCGCGTGGGGTAAAAAAATAGGATTCCGCAAAGAAGGAGGATTTAAAAAGAGTTTAGAGATGCTGTAGAATTTTATAGGGCACCGAAAAGCTTACGATTAAGTCGAATATGAACCATTGTGCATTTGATGATGAAGTAGTTTAAAATGAGTAGGCACAGGGGTTCTGAGTTTGAGAAGAGAAATTCTCAAATGAAAGTTTTTTGAAATATTGAAATAAAGATTAGGCGGCTTGTCGGTAATAATAGTTTAGTAAACCGCCCAGACGGAAGGACTTTTTAATTTCTCCGCAGTTTTGACCGACATGATCTTTTGGAAAGGGGATGACATTATCAATACCTTGGTGATTTCGCTCGGTATTATAAAAGGCTTCATACTCCCGTAATGCTCGAATTAATGAACACTCACCAAGCAGGAGTAAATGATCAAGACATTCGGATTTTATAGAGAGCACGAAACGCTCTGCAAAAGCATTGAGGTTGGGGGA
Protein-coding regions in this window:
- a CDS encoding ECF transporter S component, which translates into the protein MNAAMTWSLGALIFLGVTAFFFERSKMTARQLSLIMVLGTLAGIGRIPFAALPSLQPTTFMVIMSGFVFGPLNGFVVAVVSVLISNSFLGHGTWTLWQMLAWSLCGMSFGFLGVKWPRLSLKIMALMGLAWGFLFGWITNIWHWLAFVYPLTWESWLTTNALSLWFDVQHGLVNTALIWFLGNWCIKLLRKYRQKLNIHPKS